A genomic stretch from Sulfurimonas sediminis includes:
- a CDS encoding PAS domain S-box protein, with translation MKNSVFIGIGASAGGLQALKELFPLLPTDQEYVYIVAQHLDPHKKSALSEILTAYTVMPVSLITKDQQFLPNNVYVVPPGYNLIYTRHRLLLEKAPDTPHIPTPSIDTLFKSLSSYKKENCLGIVISGTGHDGTAGVRTIKEHGGITVAQSPKEAQYPEMPQHAIASGFIDYIFEVKEIAQNLVNIVHTAPGPFMKIVKLLKEKESLDIEKYKKETVMRRLSKRMLLNKCATLEEYIDYINANPDELHLLYQNILIGVTEFFRDEKSFEALRQHLEEYLSDKPDSYDLRVWSVACSTGEEAYSLAVTIDQIKQKLKKNFDVHIFATDIDEKALEVAKKGIYSKKALQKTPKKIRKEYFIPLDGAYKVKEAIRSQIIFTKHNVLCDPPFINQDIISCRNFLIYILPEVQEDLFVLFHYALKEKGLLFLGSSESTLTSVAYFKTLDQEHKIYIKEQLENPPKISSHYFSTHTHAKQNLSEVKTFTLKDINIQEEITNSVFELFSSECIIVDTNFTIVYKQGNNPFLELNDGFVTLNIVENLKKELQYSVKKILDQTAKSAKVQSTKFIEVKLGEKRQTFVKVIATPFANKQDAVFILLYFQELNANNLEFNTREIVLPNESYVIENLSNRVQELQEDNHALLDELMLSKENMQLLNEELQSANEELQSANEELETSNEELQSSNEELQVSIANEQKMQRQLSLILNSTHDGIIGLDLQGCHTFVNEAALTMLGYTEDELLGKNAHRIWHHTKPDGSHYPLEECMLHMHLIKGISVRKEELFFKKDGTPFDVEVLQNPIIEEGKVNGAVLSFHDITQKKKLLQEAEYEHKMNDLYLNSTETIVLILDLHGSVQMINNSGSKLLRLPKKKILGKNFIQHFVPKSKQPKMQNIFDAIVSQKAESVKEYTNQIVDAEGNKHTVSWRNTCIKDKNSTIVNIISSGIDITNQETLTKKLYEQEHLYRLTFEEADIGIAHVSLDGRLIDTNEYLTKLLGYTKQEFKNMHVADITFAQDRDTDRYMLEQLQNNEKKSYHVEKRYVHKNGTVIWVSLAVVLLVDEQKKPLYLLKIIRDISQLKLLMYQLEVEKNRFEKMIKFTPIPLMLYNTNGEILMLNKILQENTGYSLHEIPTIEKMLKKLFVHEDEKSMKSIRQYYKNPLKEPRQQQTITTKSKEKRVGILHAVKLDDQYNGNETLYLIAIVDITDIQKKDELMISQSRQAAMGDMLSMIAHQWRQPLSVISMVSNNIQAQLELQGSVDAKSLQELIHTLNGQTQYLSHTIDDFRNFFQPDKKKELVTADTVLKKLTHLVEKSLENNAITLAFAKNSDIEFCTYQNQLLQVLINILNNAKDAIKENTKEGGHISIDVTKQEEEIAFKICDNGGGIKPEILKKLGEPYVTSKSKNGTGLGIYMSKIIVEKHLGGELSWQNTDKGSCFMITLPLDRVCES, from the coding sequence ATGAAAAATTCTGTATTTATCGGGATAGGTGCGAGTGCCGGAGGGTTGCAGGCTTTAAAAGAGCTGTTTCCTCTGCTGCCCACAGACCAGGAGTATGTCTATATAGTTGCCCAGCATCTTGACCCGCATAAAAAGAGTGCCTTGTCCGAAATATTGACCGCATATACGGTTATGCCCGTCTCTCTCATCACAAAAGATCAGCAGTTTTTGCCAAACAATGTCTATGTTGTTCCCCCGGGATACAACCTCATCTATACACGCCACCGACTGCTGCTTGAAAAAGCACCCGATACACCCCATATTCCGACGCCTTCTATCGATACACTTTTCAAATCGCTCAGCAGTTACAAAAAAGAAAACTGCCTTGGTATCGTCATCAGCGGGACAGGACATGACGGAACTGCGGGTGTCAGAACCATCAAAGAACACGGCGGTATCACCGTCGCCCAGTCTCCAAAAGAGGCCCAGTACCCGGAGATGCCGCAACATGCGATTGCAAGCGGTTTCATTGACTATATATTTGAGGTAAAAGAGATAGCCCAAAATCTTGTAAACATCGTGCATACCGCACCCGGACCTTTCATGAAGATTGTAAAGCTTCTCAAAGAAAAAGAGTCCCTTGACATAGAAAAGTATAAAAAAGAGACTGTTATGCGACGGCTGAGCAAACGGATGCTTTTAAATAAATGTGCAACGCTTGAAGAGTATATTGACTATATCAATGCCAATCCGGATGAGCTGCATCTACTGTATCAAAACATCCTCATCGGGGTTACAGAGTTTTTCAGAGACGAAAAATCATTTGAGGCACTCCGACAGCATCTTGAAGAGTACCTCTCTGACAAGCCCGACAGCTATGACCTGAGAGTCTGGTCTGTTGCCTGTTCTACAGGAGAGGAGGCCTACTCTCTGGCTGTTACCATTGACCAAATCAAACAAAAGCTCAAAAAAAATTTCGATGTCCATATTTTTGCCACAGACATTGACGAAAAAGCACTTGAGGTTGCAAAAAAAGGAATCTACTCCAAAAAAGCACTCCAAAAGACTCCAAAGAAAATACGCAAAGAGTATTTTATCCCCTTAGACGGAGCCTACAAGGTCAAAGAGGCTATTCGTTCTCAGATTATTTTTACAAAACACAATGTTTTATGCGACCCGCCTTTTATCAACCAGGATATCATCAGCTGCAGAAATTTTCTTATCTATATTTTGCCTGAGGTCCAGGAAGATCTTTTTGTACTCTTTCATTATGCGCTCAAAGAAAAAGGTCTCTTGTTTTTAGGCTCCTCAGAATCAACACTTACGAGCGTTGCCTATTTTAAAACGCTCGACCAGGAGCATAAGATTTACATCAAAGAGCAGCTTGAGAATCCTCCAAAAATCTCTTCGCACTACTTTTCAACACATACACATGCCAAACAGAACCTCTCGGAAGTCAAAACATTCACCCTCAAAGATATCAACATACAAGAAGAGATAACAAATAGCGTATTTGAACTTTTTTCTTCGGAGTGCATTATCGTCGATACAAATTTCACCATTGTCTACAAACAGGGGAATAACCCTTTTTTAGAACTTAATGACGGTTTTGTGACTTTGAATATTGTCGAAAACCTGAAAAAAGAGCTGCAGTACAGCGTCAAAAAGATTCTTGATCAGACTGCAAAAAGCGCAAAAGTGCAGAGCACAAAATTTATCGAAGTCAAACTCGGCGAAAAAAGACAGACTTTTGTCAAAGTCATTGCCACTCCTTTTGCAAACAAACAGGATGCTGTTTTTATTTTACTCTACTTTCAGGAACTCAATGCCAACAATTTGGAGTTCAACACCAGAGAAATAGTCTTGCCAAACGAATCATATGTGATAGAAAACCTTTCAAACCGGGTGCAGGAACTCCAGGAGGACAATCACGCTCTTTTGGATGAGCTGATGCTTTCCAAAGAGAATATGCAACTGCTCAACGAAGAGCTTCAGAGCGCCAACGAAGAGTTGCAAAGTGCCAATGAAGAGCTCGAAACTTCCAACGAAGAGCTGCAAAGCTCCAATGAAGAGTTGCAGGTATCCATTGCAAATGAGCAGAAGATGCAAAGACAGCTCTCTTTGATTTTGAATTCCACGCATGACGGTATCATCGGGCTTGACCTGCAGGGGTGCCACACTTTTGTCAATGAAGCCGCCCTTACAATGCTGGGCTATACAGAGGACGAACTACTTGGGAAAAATGCCCACAGAATCTGGCACCATACAAAACCCGACGGCAGCCACTACCCCCTTGAGGAGTGCATGCTGCATATGCATCTTATCAAAGGGATTTCTGTCCGCAAAGAGGAACTTTTTTTCAAAAAAGACGGCACGCCTTTTGATGTTGAAGTACTGCAGAATCCGATTATAGAAGAGGGAAAAGTCAACGGGGCTGTGCTCTCTTTTCATGATATCACACAAAAGAAAAAATTGCTTCAAGAGGCTGAGTATGAGCACAAGATGAACGATTTGTATCTCAACTCAACAGAAACGATAGTGCTGATTTTGGATCTTCACGGAAGTGTGCAGATGATAAACAACAGTGGTTCCAAACTGCTCAGGCTGCCAAAAAAGAAGATACTCGGCAAAAATTTCATTCAGCATTTTGTGCCAAAATCAAAACAGCCGAAGATGCAAAATATTTTTGACGCAATTGTCTCTCAAAAAGCAGAATCTGTCAAGGAGTATACAAATCAAATAGTGGACGCAGAGGGTAACAAACACACTGTATCATGGCGAAACACCTGCATCAAAGACAAAAACAGCACCATTGTAAATATCATCAGCTCCGGTATAGACATAACCAATCAGGAAACACTCACAAAAAAGCTTTACGAGCAGGAACATCTTTACAGGCTGACTTTTGAAGAGGCAGACATAGGCATAGCCCATGTTTCACTTGATGGAAGATTGATAGATACCAATGAATACCTCACAAAACTCCTGGGATACACAAAGCAGGAGTTCAAAAATATGCATGTCGCCGACATCACTTTTGCCCAGGACAGAGATACAGACAGATACATGCTTGAACAACTCCAAAACAATGAAAAGAAATCATACCATGTCGAGAAGCGTTATGTCCATAAAAACGGCACTGTCATTTGGGTAAGTCTGGCAGTTGTGCTTTTAGTCGACGAACAAAAAAAACCGCTTTATCTGCTCAAAATAATTCGGGACATATCACAACTCAAGCTTTTAATGTACCAACTCGAAGTCGAAAAAAACAGATTTGAAAAAATGATAAAGTTTACACCCATTCCTTTGATGCTTTACAATACAAACGGAGAGATTTTAATGCTCAATAAGATTCTTCAAGAAAATACAGGTTATTCTCTCCATGAGATTCCGACAATCGAAAAAATGCTGAAAAAACTGTTTGTTCATGAAGATGAAAAGAGCATGAAAAGCATTAGACAATACTACAAAAACCCTCTAAAAGAGCCCAGACAGCAACAGACTATTACCACAAAATCAAAAGAGAAGCGAGTCGGGATTTTGCATGCCGTCAAACTTGACGATCAGTACAACGGCAATGAAACCCTGTATCTCATAGCCATTGTGGATATCACCGATATACAGAAAAAAGACGAACTGATGATTTCACAGTCCCGTCAGGCGGCAATGGGAGATATGCTCTCCATGATAGCCCACCAGTGGAGACAGCCTTTGAGTGTGATTTCCATGGTTTCAAACAATATTCAGGCACAGTTGGAACTGCAGGGAAGTGTTGATGCAAAATCTCTGCAGGAACTCATTCATACACTCAACGGACAGACGCAATACCTCTCGCACACCATAGATGATTTTAGAAACTTTTTCCAGCCTGACAAAAAGAAAGAGCTTGTCACCGCAGATACTGTTTTGAAAAAGCTCACACATCTTGTTGAAAAATCTTTAGAGAACAATGCCATCACACTCGCTTTTGCGAAAAACAGCGATATTGAATTCTGTACCTATCAGAACCAACTGTTGCAGGTCCTCATAAATATCCTCAACAATGCCAAGGATGCCATCAAAGAAAACACCAAAGAAGGCGGACATATCAGCATAGATGTCACAAAACAAGAAGAAGAGATAGCCTTTAAAATCTGTGACAACGGCGGAGGCATAAAACCGGAAATACTCAAAAAACTCGGAGAGCCCTATGTCACATCAAAATCCAAAAACGGCACAGGTCTTGGCATATACATGTCCAAAATCATTGTAGAAAAACATCTTGGAGGCGAACTTTCCTGGCAGAATACTGACAAGGGAAGCTGTTTTATGATTACACTGCCACTTGATAGAGTGTGTGAGTCTTAA
- a CDS encoding GGDEF/HDGYP domain-containing response regulator: protein MINLKALQSLARKFKVLYVEDDMAVQTALTEYLKNFFADVTTAKDGVEGLERYKNGQFDIVITDLSMPRMDGIEMLQKIREINPQQALLITTAHSGSDYMSQAIKIGVDGYIIKPFDYEQLNYELYKVSEKLEVMQENEAYKKSLQRMVEQKTAELSAMIQFQHDNYEKTLLAMVKLIEERDTYTAGHSQRVAKYSKMIAQKMGLSQKECEKVYQAGILHDIGKIVTPDVVLLKPKKLNDLEYKLIQEHPQVGYRLLANIPMYAELADIVRDHHERCDGSGYPRGIKASEIDRLAKVMMIADCFDAMTTNRIYKGRKTPKEALEEIERLSGVQYDADAVKATLEVLKDVVVDKNINQLPHTDIEKERFAYFYKDSLTDLYNQSYLDVMLLQNSYDRKYAQLHLLRLKHFSRFNKESGWKEGDTVLVKIAKSLKGCFDLSMVFRIFGDDFAILDNGECNMKEIEQKINAILSNTIIKSDILNLTLDTQKSISVDDLEKL, encoded by the coding sequence ATGATAAATTTAAAAGCACTACAATCATTGGCAAGAAAATTTAAAGTTTTATATGTGGAAGATGATATGGCTGTGCAAACTGCACTCACGGAGTATCTGAAGAACTTTTTTGCAGATGTGACGACTGCCAAAGACGGGGTTGAGGGTTTGGAGCGTTATAAAAACGGGCAGTTTGACATCGTGATTACAGATTTATCCATGCCCAGGATGGACGGCATAGAGATGTTGCAAAAGATACGGGAGATAAATCCGCAGCAGGCACTCTTGATAACAACCGCACACAGCGGCTCTGACTACATGTCACAGGCCATTAAAATAGGGGTTGACGGGTATATAATCAAACCTTTTGATTATGAGCAGCTAAATTATGAACTCTACAAGGTCAGTGAAAAACTCGAAGTCATGCAGGAGAATGAAGCCTACAAAAAATCCCTGCAGCGCATGGTGGAGCAAAAAACAGCCGAGTTAAGCGCAATGATACAGTTTCAGCATGACAACTATGAAAAAACACTGCTGGCAATGGTCAAATTGATAGAAGAGAGAGATACTTATACGGCTGGTCATTCCCAAAGAGTTGCCAAATACTCCAAAATGATAGCCCAAAAGATGGGACTCTCCCAAAAAGAGTGCGAAAAAGTCTATCAGGCGGGAATTTTGCATGATATCGGCAAGATTGTCACACCGGATGTTGTCCTTTTGAAACCAAAAAAACTCAATGACTTGGAATACAAACTGATTCAGGAACATCCTCAGGTGGGCTACAGACTTTTGGCAAATATTCCTATGTATGCAGAGCTTGCGGACATAGTCCGTGACCATCATGAGCGATGTGACGGCAGCGGATATCCAAGAGGCATAAAAGCCAGTGAAATTGACAGACTGGCAAAAGTGATGATGATTGCTGACTGTTTTGATGCCATGACAACCAACAGAATATACAAAGGCAGAAAAACTCCCAAAGAAGCACTCGAGGAGATAGAACGTCTGAGTGGCGTGCAGTATGATGCGGATGCCGTCAAAGCAACACTAGAGGTGCTAAAAGATGTGGTTGTGGATAAAAATATAAACCAGTTGCCGCATACCGACATAGAAAAGGAGCGATTTGCCTATTTTTACAAGGACAGTCTGACAGATCTGTACAACCAGAGTTACCTTGATGTAATGTTGCTGCAAAACTCTTATGACAGAAAATACGCACAGCTGCATCTGTTGCGGTTGAAACATTTTTCACGTTTCAACAAAGAATCCGGATGGAAAGAGGGAGACACTGTTTTGGTGAAAATTGCCAAATCTTTGAAAGGATGTTTTGACCTCTCTATGGTTTTTAGAATTTTTGGCGATGATTTTGCCATACTTGATAACGGAGAGTGCAATATGAAAGAGATAGAGCAGAAAATCAATGCCATTCTAAGCAACACTATTATAAAATCAGACATACTGAATCTCACTCTTGACACCCAAAAGAGTATAAGCGTAGATGATTTGGAAAAACTTTGA
- a CDS encoding B12-binding domain-containing radical SAM protein: MKIILTTLNSRFTHSAVGLRYLYANMQELQSDTSILEFSINDAIQTIAEKLLLPQPDIIGIGVYIWNAKEVHELIHILKKVFPTTRIILGGPEVSYLPFRVNFDAADYIIQGEGDLAFYRLCKNIQNKVPTEKIIKMTLPDLKAIQLPYMYYTDEDIKNRYIYVEISRGCPFECEFCLSSMDEKVRAFNLDAVLEEFQKLWERGARNFKFVDRTFNLNMKAANKILDFFLEKEPPYFAHFEVIPDHFPASLREKIKRFPHGALQLEIGIQTLNPEIANNISRQLKLDKIKDNINFLENETTAHIHLDLIVGLPGESLESFGRNLDELMRMSSCEIQIGILKKLSGTHISRHDKEEGMVYSDIPPYDILKNNKLSFRDIQIMKRFARFWDLYYNSGNFKTTLPLLWQNESVYENFYAFGLWIYEQTDSTWKISLQRQGELLFSYLHVKKKIAEEEIAKYMLQDMMKLKGRAIPTYLKPYAKEFHSEAKMGTSGFNKRQI, from the coding sequence ATGAAAATAATACTCACCACTTTAAATTCACGATTTACACACAGTGCGGTAGGGCTGCGGTATCTGTATGCAAATATGCAGGAACTGCAGAGTGATACTTCCATCCTTGAGTTCAGCATCAATGATGCCATCCAGACTATTGCAGAAAAACTGCTTCTACCCCAGCCTGACATCATAGGCATAGGCGTCTATATCTGGAATGCAAAAGAGGTACACGAACTGATTCATATCCTCAAAAAAGTTTTCCCGACAACACGCATAATTCTCGGCGGGCCAGAAGTAAGCTACCTCCCTTTTCGTGTCAATTTCGATGCTGCGGACTATATCATTCAGGGAGAGGGAGATCTGGCTTTTTACCGGTTGTGTAAAAATATTCAAAACAAAGTGCCGACTGAGAAAATCATCAAAATGACCTTGCCCGATCTTAAAGCTATACAGCTCCCTTACATGTACTATACAGACGAGGACATCAAAAACCGTTATATTTATGTGGAAATCTCCCGGGGCTGTCCCTTTGAATGTGAATTTTGTCTCTCCTCTATGGATGAAAAAGTACGCGCTTTTAACCTTGATGCAGTTCTGGAAGAATTTCAAAAACTTTGGGAAAGAGGGGCAAGAAATTTCAAATTTGTCGACAGAACTTTTAATCTCAATATGAAAGCAGCCAACAAAATACTTGATTTCTTTTTAGAGAAAGAACCGCCTTATTTTGCCCATTTTGAAGTTATTCCTGACCACTTTCCAGCATCTCTGCGAGAAAAAATCAAACGTTTTCCCCATGGAGCTTTGCAGCTTGAAATAGGCATTCAGACCCTCAACCCAGAGATTGCCAACAACATCTCAAGACAGTTAAAACTTGACAAAATAAAAGACAATATAAACTTTTTGGAAAATGAAACGACAGCGCATATCCATCTTGACTTGATTGTTGGGCTTCCTGGTGAAAGTCTAGAAAGTTTCGGGCGCAATCTTGATGAATTAATGCGCATGAGCAGCTGTGAAATTCAAATAGGCATCCTGAAAAAACTCTCCGGCACACACATCAGCCGTCATGACAAAGAAGAGGGTATGGTCTACAGTGACATTCCGCCCTATGATATTTTAAAAAACAACAAACTCAGCTTCAGAGATATACAGATTATGAAACGCTTTGCACGCTTTTGGGATTTGTACTACAACAGTGGCAACTTCAAAACAACACTCCCGCTCTTATGGCAAAATGAAAGTGTTTATGAAAACTTTTATGCTTTTGGTCTCTGGATTTACGAACAGACAGACTCTACATGGAAAATCTCTCTGCAAAGACAGGGGGAACTGCTTTTTTCTTATTTACATGTAAAGAAGAAGATAGCTGAAGAGGAGATTGCAAAGTATATGCTTCAGGATATGATGAAGCTAAAAGGCAGAGCAATCCCCACATACCTCAAGCCCTATGCAAAAGAGTTTCACTCAGAGGCGAAAATGGGAACTTCCGGATTTAACAAAAGGCAGATTTAG
- a CDS encoding nucleotidyltransferase domain-containing protein, with protein sequence MYLTKNKKTTFINAITTKLSQFSEIDSVVLFGSFLSSQNPNDIDIAVIQDSNENFLTLSLKYRKVLREISKIIPIDIIPIKEDAKGLFLDEIYKGKIVYEK encoded by the coding sequence ATGTACTTGACAAAAAATAAAAAAACAACCTTCATAAATGCAATTACAACAAAACTCTCTCAATTTTCAGAGATAGACAGTGTTGTACTCTTTGGTTCGTTTCTCTCTTCCCAAAATCCAAATGATATTGATATTGCTGTCATACAAGACTCAAATGAAAATTTTTTAACCCTCTCTTTAAAATACAGAAAAGTATTACGTGAAATTTCAAAAATTATTCCTATAGATATTATTCCCATTAAAGAGGATGCAAAAGGTCTCTTTTTAGATGAGATTTATAAAGGAAAAATTGTTTATGAAAAGTGA